GGATCGCGGCGAAGATGCCGCCGAAGGCGTCCATGCTGAAGCTCGGCGACCCGGCCCAGCCGTTGGCGGTGAAGTTGGCCCAGGAGAAACCGGGATAGACGACGCCCATGAACACCACCAGCTCGATGATCGCCAGGATGGTGACGAACAGTTCGAAGGTGGCGGCGATGGACACGCCGGCGATGTTCAGCCCCATGAAGACGATGTAGGCGCCGACCGCCGCGGTCTTCGGGTCCAGACCCGGAAACTGCACGTTCAGATAGGCACCGATGGCGAGCGCGATGGCCGGCGGCGCGAAGACGAACTCGATCAGTGTGGCGAAGCCGGCGACGAAACCGCCGGTCGGCCCGAAGGCGCGGTAGCTGTAGGCGAAGGGACCGCCGGCATGGGGAATGGCGGTGGTCAGCTCGGTGAAGCTGAAGATGAATGTGGTGTACATCGCCGCGATCAGGATCGTGGTGACGAGGAAGCCAAGCGTTCCCGCCGCCGCCCAGCCGTAGCTCCAGCCGAAATACTCGCCGGAGATCACCAGCCCCACGGCGATCCCCCACAGATGGAGCCCGCTCAGGCTCTTGCTCAATTCAGGCTTCGTGTTCCCAGACATGTTGCCTCCTGCCCCTGTTCAAAGGCTTTGAAAGTCACGGCATTGGTGCCGATGGCGGCGCTCTCTCAGAACCGGTCGGTGAGTTGTTTTTTCTCGTTGTCCGGACCGGCAAGGGACGGGGCGTCCTCCTTCAGGGCGACCCCCGTCAGCTTCAGCCGCGCCGCCTCGGTTGCGAGCCAGCACAGCTTGTCGGCGGCCGTCTGGATCGACAGGCCGTCGGCATGGATGTTGGAAATGCAGTTGCGTTCGGAATCGGCGCGGCCGGGCTTCGGGTCCCAGGTCAGATAGACCCCCAGCGACTCCGCGGCCGACAGGCCGGGCCGCTCGCCCACCAGCAGCGCCACCAGCCGGGCGCCCATGGCCGCCGCCACCTCGTCGCCCAGCGCCACCCGCGCCTGTTCGGCCAACACCACCGGCCCGATGCGCAGATGCCCCAGCCGCGCGACGCAGGCATGGACCAGCGGAGCGGCATTGACCTGCACCGCGGCGGCCGACAGCCCGTCGGCGATCACGAACAGCAGGTCCCACTCCCCCGCCGTCATCGGGGCGGCACTGGCCGGATCGAGCCGGCGGCCGAGATCGGGCCGGCGCAGATAGGTCGGCCGGTCGGGTGCGGCGCTGTGGACGCGGATCGTTTCCAGCGGCGACAGGTCGGCGGCCAGCCGGTCGAAATCGACGGCACTATGGACCGCGTCGCGGGCGCGGGCATGGGCCAGTTGGAACTCCAGCAAAGCCTTGGTCGGCAGGGCGTCGCCGCTGCGGCCGAGCGCGATGCGGGCGCGGGTGGCGCTGCGGAAGCGCGCCCATGGATCCTTGGGATTGTCGCTCATCAGGCCGCACTCCCCAGCAGGGCGGAGACGACCAGGCTCTGGTCGGGCCAGGGCGGCAGGCGGCGCTGCTCGTCGAGCCAGCCGGCCTTGTCCAGCCACGCTTCGAACTCCGGCGCCGGCGGGCGTTTCAGCAGATGCCGCAGCCCGAGCACGTCGTGGTACGACAGGCTCTGGTAATTCAGCATGACGTCGTCGGCGCCGGGCACCGCGATCAGGAAATTGACGCCCGCAGTCGCCAGCATCGTCATCAGGACGTCCATGTCGTCCTGGTCGGCCTCGGCATGGTTGGTGTAGCAGACGTCGCAGCCCATCGGCACGCCCAGCAGCTTGGCGCAGAAATGGTCTTCCAGCCCGGCCCGCGTGATCTGCTTGGCATCATAGAGGTATTCGGGGCCGATGAAGCCGACCACCGTGTTGACCAGCAGCGGGTCGAAGGCGCGGGCGACGGCATAGGCGCGGGTTTCCACCGTCTGCTGGTCGACGCCGAAATGGGCGTCGGCCGACAGCGCCGATCCCTGCCCCGTCTCGAAATACATCACGTTGTCGCCGATGGTGCCGCGCTTCAGCGCCTTGGCCGCCTCCTGCGCCTCGGCCAGCAAGGACAGGCTGACGCCGAAGCCGCGGTTGGCCTTCTCGGTGCCGGCGATCGACTGGAACACCAGATCGACCGGCGCCCCGCGCTCCATCGCCTGCATCGTCGTGGTGACATGGGCCAGCACGCAGGACTGCACCGGAATGTCAAAGCGGATGCGCACGGCGTCCAGCATCTCCAGCAGCGCTATGCAGGCCGGCACATTGTCGGTCGCCGGGTTGATGCCGATCACCGCGTCGCCGATGCCGTAGAGCAGCCCGTCCAGCGTCGAGGCGGCGATGCCGGTCGGGTCGTCGGTCGGGTGGTTGGGCTGCAGCCGGCTCGACAGCCGCCCCGGCAGCCCGACCGTGGTGCGGAAACGGGTGACGACCGAGCATTTGGCGGCGACGCAGACCAGATCATGGTTCCGCATCAGCTTGGACACCGCCGCCACCATCTCCGGCGTCAGGCCGGGGGCGAGCGCCGTCAGCGCCGTGGTGTCGGCGTCATAGGACAGCAGCCAGTCGCGGAACTGCCCGACCGTCATGTGCGCCACCGGCCGGAAGGCCTCGGCGTCATGGCGGTCGATGATGAGGCGCGTCACCTCGTCGGTCTCGTACGGGACCAGCGCCTCGGTCAGGAAGGTTTTCAGCGGCAGGTCGGCCAGCACCATGCGCGCCGCCACCCGCCGTTCGTCGCTGTCGGCGGCGATGCCCGCCAGCTCGTCCCCCGACCGCCGCGGCGAGGCGCAGGCCATCACCGCCTTCAGATCGTCGAAACGGTGGCGCTGCCGCCCCAGATCGCAATGGTACCCAGCCATGCCGGCCTCCCGCCCGTCTCATCACGGAAGGCAGAGTGGCACGGGAAACGCGAAGGGCAGTTGACCGTAGAGCACAAAATGCGGGAACGCCACTCGCTCCGCCTGGATCCCCTCTCCCCCCGCTTTCGCGCAAACTTCGTTTGCGCTGACGCGACAGGCGGACCTCCGGTCCGCCGAAAGCGGGGAGAGGGTTAGGGTGAGGGGGTCGCGTGGCGAGGATCTTCAAGAATCGCCCACCTTCCGCTCCCCACCGAATCCACCCCATGCATCCCCCTCACCCCGCCCCTCTCCCCGGGGGGGGGGAGAGGGAGATTCGAGCAGGGGGAGTAGCTGGAACGGCACTCTCCAAGCCCAAGCGGAAGCGTCAGCGGAGCAATCGGCTAGCGATGCGAACCCAAAGCCCGGCCATACCGTTTCTTCCGCACTGCAGCGCGCCGACCGTCCTTGGACGCCCGCGCGCAACACGTGAAGGAGACCGTCATGCTGACGCTGTTGCGCACCGCCGTCCTGGTCCTGCCGCTGGTCGCCGTCGCCGCCTGCCACAAGGACGGCCCGGCCGAGCGGGCCGGCGAGTCCATCGACAACGCCGGCCAGAGCGTCAAGGACGCCATCGACCCGCCGGGTCCGGCGGAAAAGGCCGGCCGTGCCATCGACCGGGCGGTGAACTGACTCCCACCCCCGCTCAGCGAGCCGCGAAGTCCAGCCCGTCCGGCTGGACGCCCGACACCTCCAGCAGCAGTTTGCTGAGAATGGCGTCGGCGAAGGCGTCGAAGTCGCGGGCCGGCACCAGGAAGGCGCCGGGACCGCCGATGACATGGTCGCGGTAATAGCCCTCCAGGTCGTTCGGCGCCGCTCCGCCCCAGGGGTTGGGCCGGTCGTTCAGGATCGGCAGCCCGTTGATGGTGATGCCGCGGGCGACCGCGGCGTCGCGCGCCTCCTCCACCGGGCGGCCGCGGTTGTTCTCGCCGTCCCCGGAAATGTCGATGACCCGCCGCATGCCATCGAACCCGTTGTTGTCGAACAGCGGAACGACGAAGTCGATGGCGGCGCTGATCGAGGTCCATTGCTCCGTCGTCATCGGCGCCTCCGCCACCATCGCCGCGAAGCGCTCGACGCTGGCCGGATCGCTCAGCTCGGTCCAGGCGACGACGATGTGCTGATAGCTTTCGCCCGACCATTCCACATAGGTGGCGCCGATCCGGCCGAAGGGGCCGCCGCGGATCGCCGCCTGCACCTTCGGGTTCAGCAGGGCCTGGACATAGCCGTTGCGCTGCAGCTTCGCCTCGTCCGGGTCGACGCTGCCGGACACGTCCACCGCCAGGACCAGTTCCAGGTCCACCGGCGTCTGCGCCGCGGCCGGAACCGCGGATAAGCACAAGCATAAAGGAGCGACGACAAGCAGGGAGGCGAGGAGGCAGGCACGGCTATGGGCCAAGAGACGGTATGCACGCATACGCACCCTCCTTCTCGCCACCGGTGTCCGGCCTGTCGCGTCGGACAAAGAGCCGCGCCGGACAAAGAGCCGCGCCGGACGAAGGATTGAGGATTGGTGTGCGAACGTTTCCTGTCCATGCCCCGCCGGGCTATTCCGGCAGTCGCGATTGGGCAGGGCGGGGTACTCCACGCCGCCCACCGGACTTGCGGGCCGGCGGCAACCCGCGACGGTTCGGAGCTTCGCCCCGATAGGGAGGTGACAAACCGCCAATTGCCTGCATAGCTTACGCCTTAAGGGGTAGTCCGCAAGGCGGCGCCTTCCCGTCCCTCCCCGTCCCCATCCATGTTCCGAGCAGCCATAGACGTGCCTTCCGCCCGCTCGCTCCCCTGCCATACCGCCGCACCGGTTCCGTCCCGATGGGCAGGCCGGCTGTCATGGTTGGCCGGCGCGGCGCTGACGGCCGGCTGGACCATCATGGCGGCGGCCCAGACCCTGCCCCCGCCGCTGCAGTCCGCCGGGCTGACCGTACCCGCTCCGCCCAAGCCGCAAGCCCCGGTAGGGCAGACTCCGGCTGGACAGAAAGCGGTTGGACAAGCTTCGGCTGGGCGCCCCGCCGACGTTCCCGGCACCTGCGCCGATCACGAACCGGCGGGCCAGGCCGTCCTCGATGCCCTGTCCGGCGGGAACGAGGCATTCGCCGAACTGGCCCGACGGTCGCCGGCGGACGCCTTCCGCTGTTCCAGCCTGTTCCCCGGCGAGGCGGCGCTGGCCGCGCTGCGCGGGGCGGCGACGCTGGCACCCTTCGACGCGGTCGGAGCCGCGGACCAGATGATCGGCCGTCCCGGCGGCGCGGAGATCGTTGCCCTCGCGCTGGACCCCGGGCTGCTGTCGCGGGCGCTCGATACCGGGCTGCCCTTCTACGAAACGCGGCACGAACTGCGCAAACGCCTGGGCAAGCCCGAGCTGCGGGCGCTGGAGATCCAGGCGGCGAAGGCGCTTGCCGCCTCGCTCGCGCGCGATCCGGCCGCGATGGCGCCGAAGATCGGCGCGCTGCTCGACGACATGGTGGACGATCCGCCGGCCGACCGCTTCCACATCGCCATGGCGCTGTCGGCCGAGGATCTGTTCGGGCTGATCGCGCGGATCGGGCCGCAGCTCTACACCTCCTCGCTCGACGGGCTGGTCAACATCCTGCAAATCCAGCTCAAGCAGGAGCGGCGGAGCCTTCTCGACCTCGCGCGCGGCGAACGGACACGGCCGCTGTGGGCCGACTTCTTCGTGGCGACGGTCGGCGGTGGCCGGGCGGCCAGCCTGTTCGGCACCAATCCCGCCACCGCGCGGGACCTGATGCGCGAGAGCCTGCGGGCTCTGCTGCCGGCCCGGGACGCGCCGGTGCCCGGAGCCGACGCCGCCATGGTGATCGGTGCGCTGGCCGACGCCATGGACCTGGACAACCGCGCCGTCCGCGCCGCCCTGGAGGACGAGCTGGCGGTCTGGTACCGCGGGACCGGCGAAACGCCGGCCCGGACCATGGCCGGACTTGCCGGCAGCCTGCATGCGACGCGCCTGTCGGGGCGCCCGGCCACCCCGGCTTTCGAGGCCGAACGGTTCCTCCAGCGCCATCCGCCGGCCGCCCTGCCCGTCCTGACCGGGCAGCGCCTGTTCCGCAACGGCATCAACGTCCAGCTGATGACCTTCTACGACGACCCGGACGGGCGGGCCTCCTTCCGCGGCTTCCTGCGGCAGCACCGTGCCCAGGGCTGGGCGCTCCACAGCCAGTCCGGCTTCACCGTCGCCGTCAGCCCGGACCGCCACGGGCGCCGGATCGTCATCGTCGCCGACGAGCCCGGCGCCAGCGACGCCGGCCGTGCCGCCGCATGGGACTGGATGGCGCGCGAAGGGCTGACTCCGTCCATCGTCATCCATCGCGGCCACAGCTATCACGAGGACTCCACCATGACGGAGATCGCGCCGGCCACGGCGCTGGTCTTCTGGGGGTCCTGCGGCGGGCACACACGGTTGCGCGCCACGCTGGAACGCGCGCCCGACGCGCTGGTGCTGGCGACGCAGAACATCGGCGTTTCGACCGTCAACGAAGCCCTGCTGGGCATCATCGAAAACCGGCTGCTGGCGGACGGCGCCATCGACTGGAACGGGGTGTGGCGCGAGGCGCAGCGCCGCATCCGCGACCGCCGCTTCGCCTCCTACAAGCGGCCGGACCAGGATTCGGCGAACCTCGCCTTCCGGGCCTGGCAGGTGCGGGCGGCGGCGCCCTGAGCAGGACCGGCAGCCGGAACGTCCTGCCCGGCCCGCCTCGCCGCCGAGCATGGCTGTGTTTCGCCGGAGCCGCTTGCGGCGGAGCCGGACGCGTGCTGCTGTGGTGTGGCCGATTGTTGCCCACCCCCGGTATCCCCGTTCTAGAGGCTCCCAAATCATGATGTGGCAGACCCTCGCCTTCTTCTTCGCCACCGCCTTCGTGATCTCGGCGACGCCGGGGCCGAACATGCTGCTGGCGATGAGCCTCGGCCTGCGCTTCGGCGCCCGCCGTGCCGCATGGGGCGGCGCCGGCATGTGCGCCGCGCTGGCGGTGATGGCGGCGCTGTCGGCCTTCGGGCTGGGCGCCCTGCTCTCCACCTCCGTCCTGGCCTTCGAGATCGTGCGCTGGGCCGGCGTCGCCTATCTGACCTGGCTCGGCATCGCCGCATGGCTGGCGCCGGTGGAACAGCCCGGCGAGCGTGACGCCACGGCCGCCGCATCGGGGGAGGGCACGCCCGTCCGCCTGTTCCTGCGCGGCGCGCTGGTCGCCTTCAGCAATCCGAAGGCGCTGGTGTTCATGGGCGCCCTGTTCCCGCAGTTCATCGACGCCGCCGCGCCGCTGGCGCCGCAGCTGATGGCGCTGGTCGCCACCATGGTGGTGATCGAGTTCGGCTGGATCATGGCCTATGCCACCGGCGGCGACCGGCTGGCGGCGAAGCTGACCACCGTATCGGCGGCCAAGTCGCTGAACCGTCTGACCGGCGGCCTGATGATCGGCGCCGGCGGCCTGCTGGCGCTTGCCCGCCGGGTCTGAGAGTCTGTAGGATTCTTCGCGCGGTTATCGGTCGTCATCCGCGCGAAGGCGGGGAACCAGGAAGCTCTGCACCTAAGCCACTGAAAAAGCTGGATTTCCGCCTTCGCGGGAATGACGGCCGAGAATGATCTATGATAGGACTCAAAGTCTGCAGACTCTGATTCACCCCTGTCCTCCCGCTCAAAGAAAAAGGGCCGCGCAATCGCGCGGCCCTATAGTTTAGGGAGGAAACGCCCCGAGAATGGGCAAGGCCAAGATATGCTGCGGCGCACACGAACTGGTATTACCAATGCTGAATGGTAGCCATGCGCCGCAGGAATGGCCCTATGCAGCAATATGCGTTCTCAGCAATAGAGCCTGTCCCCGGTTACAAAAATTTCACGGAACCGCCGCGCCCCGGTCATCGCCCGCACCACTAATGCTTCGGCTTGCCACCTCTGCCGAAAGGCTTACCCCCGACAGGGGCGGCGGTGCGAAACATGCGGCCGAGGAACGGTGCGATGGCGATCCCAGTCCTGCGCAGCCTGACGCTGAAGCAGGCGATTCACGCGGTTCTCGCCGCCTTCGTCATCGGCCTGACCATCACCGCGGCCGAATTCGCCTGGACCGCCAGCCGTGAGCGCACCATGGCCCTGGTCCAGGTGGCGGACGCCGTCGCTCTGGTCGAGGGGCCGGCCGCCAGCGCCGCCTGGCTGATCGACGCGGAGCTGGCCGGCCAGGTGCTACAGGGCATGGTCCGCGCCGATGCCGCCTGGGCGGAGATCCGGCTGGGCGACGGCACCCTGCTCGCCCGTCGCGAACGCCCGCCCAGACCGGCGAGCCTGCTGGAGCGCGCGGCGACGGCGCTGCTCTTCATCGACCGGCCGGTGGTGACCCATGACCTGACGACCCCGGCGAGCGCGCCGAAGGTCGCGGACAGCCCCCGCATCGGCACGCTGATCGTCGGCATCGACACCGGGCGGGCGGCGTCGGGATTTCTCGCCTATGTCTCGGCGGCGCTGGTGGCGGGGACCCTGCGCAACCTGCTGATCGGGCTGGCGATGGCGGCGGTGTTCCACCGGCTGCTGACCCGGCCGCTGCTGCAGATCGGCCGGGCGGTGGCGCGGATCGACCCGGAGAAGCCCTATGGTCAGCCGCTGGCCGTGCCGCGCGGCCATGCCGACGACGAGCTTGGCTTCGTCATCGCCCGCTTCAACCACACCCTGACCCTGCTGGAGCGCGAGCATGACGAGCTGCGGCGGCTGGCGACGCGCTGCCCGCTGACCGGGTTGGCGAACCGGGCGCTGCTGCTGGACCGGCTGGACCACGCCATCGAACTGGCGAACCGTGCACGCGAACCGGACGCCGGCCGGCTGGCCGTGCTGTATGTCGACCTCGACCGCTTCAAGCGGGTCAACGACAGCCTCGGGCATGGCGTCGGCGACCTGCTGCTCTGCCGGGTGGCGGAGCGGCTGGGCGCCAGCGTGCGCCGCTGCGACACCGTCGGCCGGCTGGGCGGCGACGAGTTCCTGGTGGTGCTGGAGCGCGTCGCCGACCGCGACGAGGCCGCCATGGTGGCGCAACGGCTGCTCGACGGCCTGTCCTCCCTGCGCGAGGTGGGGGAGCATCGCGTCCACCTCACCGCCAGCATCGGCGTCGCCGTCCATCCCCTGCAGGGCAGCGGCGAGTCGCCCGACAGCATCGGCCTGATGCGGATGGCCGATTCGGCGATGCAGGCGGCCAAGACGGCGGGCGGCGACCGCTTCGTCTTCTACACCCGCGACATGACCGACCGCGCCGAGACCCGGCTGCGGCTGGAATCCGGCCTGCGCGAGGCGGTGGCGGCGCGGGCCTTCGAGCTGGTCTATCAGCCGAAGATCGAGGCGGCGGGCGGCCGGCTGACCGGCTTCGAGGCGCTGATCCGCTGGCGGCACGAGGGGGCGGCGATCTCCCCCGCCGACTTCATCCCGGTGGCCGAGGACACCGGCCTCATCATCGAGATCGGCCGCTGGGTGCTGGAGGAGGCCTGCCGCACCGCGACCCGCTGGGCGCTCGACCATGGTCCGGTGCCGGTGGCGGTCAACGTCTCCGCCCGCCAGCTCGCCGACCCCGGCTTCGCCCGGCTGGTCGAGCAGGTGCTGCAGCGCCACGGCACCCCGCCCCACCTGCTGGAGCTGGAGATCACCGAGACCGTCATCATGAAGGACGTGCGCCACCATCTGCCGACGCTGAACCGGCTGCGGGCGTTGGGGGTGCGCATCGCCATCGACGATTTCGGCACCGGCTATTCCTCGCTGGCCTATCTGCGCCAGCTGCCGGTCGATGTGCTGAAGATCGACCGCAGCTTCGTCAACGACCTGCCGCACGCCCCCGACATCGCCTCCACCGTCATCGCGCTGGCCCAGCGGCTTCTGCTGTCCACCGTGGCGGAGGGGGTGGAGACCGCCGAGCAGCGGCATTGGCTGGCGGAAGCCGGCTGCGACTGCCTGCAAGGCTATCTGATCTCACGCCCGCTGGCGGCCGAGGCGGCGGAAGCGATGGTGATGACCGCCTTCGCCCGCAACGAGGCGCTGCCCCTGACGGCATAAGGCCGCCGCGTGAGGCCGGAGTTTCGGTCAATGCGCGGCGGAGGTCCGGTCAAGACAGCCGCCCGCCGGCCGGTTATGGTCGCCTCCCTCGCGCCAACCGACCGACACGCACCATGACCGTCTCCGCCACGCCCTCCTCTGCCATGGCCGATCGCCGATCCGTCAACCGCGCCACGCTGGTCGGCTTCACCGCCATCCTGCTGTGGGCGACGCTGGCCCCGCTGGCGACGCTGGCCTCGATGGTGCCGCCGTTCCAGCTGGTGGCGACCTCCTTCCTGCTGGCCTTCCTGGTCGGCAGCGGCTGGACCGCCTCGCGCGGCGACAATCCCTTGCGCTATTTCCGCCAGCCGCTGGCGGCCTGGGCGCTGGGAGTCGGCGGGCTGTTCGGCTTTCACTTCCTCTATTTCATGGCCCTGCAGGCGGCGCCGCCGGTGGAGGCCAACCTGATCAACTATCTGTGGCCACTGCTGATCGTGCTGTTCTCCGCCCTGCTGCCGGGGGAGCGGCTGCGCTCCTGGCATGTCGGCGGCGCACTGGCCGGGCTGGCGGGCACGGCGCTGCTGATCGCGCGCGGTGGCAGCGGCGGATTTTCGATCGACCCGGCACATCTGCCTGGCTATGCCGCCGCCCTGGGCAGCGCCGTCACCTGGGCCGGCTATTCGGTGCTGCGCCGCCGGCTGGGCCAGATCGGCGAGGCGCCGACCGACGCGGTCAGCGCCTTCTGCCTCGTCACCGCACTCCTGTCGCTGCTCTGCCATCTCGCGCTGGAACGCACGGTCTGGCCGGAGACCGCCGCCGGCTGGGGGGCGATGCTGCTGCTGGGACTGGGACCGGTGGGGGCGGCCTTCTTCGTCTGGGATTACGGCGTGCGCCACGGCGACATCCGGGCGCTGGGAGCGCTGTCCTATCTGGCGCCGCTGCTGTCGACCCTGCTTCTGGTCCTGTTCGGCCTCGCCCCCAATTCCGGCATCATCTGGGTGTCCTGCGCCCTGATCGCCGGCGGCTCGCTGCTCGCCAGCAAGGATTTGCTGCGGCGCAGGTGAGCGTGGCGGTGCGCGGACTGCCCCGCCCCTGATCGCGGCAGGCTATCACTTGGACGCGTATTGCGGTCGATTTGGGGGGAATCGGCACGGAGTGACGTCGGACTTCACGGAACCGCCGGTCTCTTGCCCGCGGGGGTGGCAAATCCCGCGCGGTTTTTTGCCGCGCCCGGCGGGAGACCCCAATGCTGACTGCTTTATTCTTTAACGATCGGTGCGTACAGTCGCTGTTGCCTACCCCTTTCGCGCAACCCAAAGCCGAGCGTCGCGATGAGCAAGTCGATCGAGGGTGTATCCAACTGGATGCACATGTTCCGCTGGATCGTGAAGCTGATCCGCGACGAATATGGGGTCGACGAGGCTCTGCTGACCCGCAATGCGACCCTGGAGACCGACATCCAGCTGTCGATCGATCAGGTCGAACAGGTTCTGGAATACATCTCCGAAAGCTTCGCCATCCGCTTTCCCGAAGGGACGCTGGACGAGCTGGTGAAGCTGGAGGAACTCTGCCTGCTGGCGAGCTGGATCAAGGGCTATTACAAGCGCCCAGAATTCATCTCCGACGCCTTCGAGGCCCGCTGCCGCAGCATCAACCAGATCGCAGCCTGACCATGACCGACCGGACCTCCCCCTATCCTCCCGGCTTTACGTGGGGCGTCTCCACCTCCGCCTACCAGATCGAGGGCGCGGCGGCCGAGGATGGGCGCGGCGCCAGCATCTGGGACGTGCGCTGCCGCACCCAGGGCGGGGTGGTGAACGGCGACACCGGCGACGTCGCCTGCGACCACTACCACCGCATGCCGGAGGATGTGGCGCTGATGAAGGGGCTGGGCGTCGACGCCTACCGTTTCTCGGTCTCCTGGCCCAGGGTGATGCCGCGCGGCAAGGGGGCGGTGAACGACGCCGGGCTGGACTTCTACGACCGGCTGATCGACCGGCTGCTGGAGTCCGGGATCGAGCCCTGGCTGTGCCTCTACCATTGGGACCTGCCGCAGGCCCTGCAGGATTTGGGCGGCTGGTCGTCCCGCGACTGCGCCGGCTGGTACGCCGATTATGCCGCGCTCTGCGCCCGGCGCTACGGCGACCGGGTGAAGCGCTGGATCACCTTCAACGAATTCTCGGTCTTCACCCTGTTCGGCTACGCCATCCCCTGGGCGGCGCCGGGAATCGTCGACCGGGCCCAGCATCTGCGCGCCATCCACCACGTCAACCTCGCCCATGGCGCCGGGGTGGACGTGCTGCGCGACATGGTGCCGGGGGCCTCCATCGGCGCCATCCACAACCGGCAGGTCGTGATCCCCGAGACCGACACGCCGGAGAACCGCGCCGCCGCCGCCCTGCTGGACGAGCATTGGAACCTCGTCTTCTGCGATCCGCAGATCCTGGGCCATTACCCGCCGCAGACCGCCGCCGCCATCGAGCCCTATGTCCAGCCCGGCGACATGGCGCGCATCGCCCGGCCGGTGGACTGGTTCGGGCTGAACCATTACGGCCCGATCTTCGCCAAGGCCGACCCGGCCCGGACCTGGGGCTATGGCTGGGGCGACGCGCCGCCCGATTCGCCCACCCACGGCGTCGGCTGGGCGATCTTCCCCGACGCCTTCCGCGACGAGCTGCTGACGATCCAGCGCCGCTACCGCCTGCCCATCGTGGTGACGGAGAACGGCTGCGGCGGCAGCGACACCGTCAGCCCCGACGGTGCCGTCCACGACCCGCACCGCATCAACTACCTGACCATCTACAACGCCGCGATGCGCGACGCGATGGCCCAGGGCGCCGACGTGCGCGGCTATTTCGTCTGGT
The nucleotide sequence above comes from Azospirillum sp. TSA2s. Encoded proteins:
- a CDS encoding GH1 family beta-glucosidase, with protein sequence MTDRTSPYPPGFTWGVSTSAYQIEGAAAEDGRGASIWDVRCRTQGGVVNGDTGDVACDHYHRMPEDVALMKGLGVDAYRFSVSWPRVMPRGKGAVNDAGLDFYDRLIDRLLESGIEPWLCLYHWDLPQALQDLGGWSSRDCAGWYADYAALCARRYGDRVKRWITFNEFSVFTLFGYAIPWAAPGIVDRAQHLRAIHHVNLAHGAGVDVLRDMVPGASIGAIHNRQVVIPETDTPENRAAAALLDEHWNLVFCDPQILGHYPPQTAAAIEPYVQPGDMARIARPVDWFGLNHYGPIFAKADPARTWGYGWGDAPPDSPTHGVGWAIFPDAFRDELLTIQRRYRLPIVVTENGCGGSDTVSPDGAVHDPHRINYLTIYNAAMRDAMAQGADVRGYFVWSLLDNFEWGSGYGQRFGIVHVDFQTLARTPKDSARWYAELIRAAKA
- the eutC gene encoding ethanolamine ammonia-lyase subunit EutC, which produces MSDNPKDPWARFRSATRARIALGRSGDALPTKALLEFQLAHARARDAVHSAVDFDRLAADLSPLETIRVHSAAPDRPTYLRRPDLGRRLDPASAAPMTAGEWDLLFVIADGLSAAAVQVNAAPLVHACVARLGHLRIGPVVLAEQARVALGDEVAAAMGARLVALLVGERPGLSAAESLGVYLTWDPKPGRADSERNCISNIHADGLSIQTAADKLCWLATEAARLKLTGVALKEDAPSLAGPDNEKKQLTDRF
- a CDS encoding ethanolamine ammonia-lyase subunit EutB, whose amino-acid sequence is MAGYHCDLGRQRHRFDDLKAVMACASPRRSGDELAGIAADSDERRVAARMVLADLPLKTFLTEALVPYETDEVTRLIIDRHDAEAFRPVAHMTVGQFRDWLLSYDADTTALTALAPGLTPEMVAAVSKLMRNHDLVCVAAKCSVVTRFRTTVGLPGRLSSRLQPNHPTDDPTGIAASTLDGLLYGIGDAVIGINPATDNVPACIALLEMLDAVRIRFDIPVQSCVLAHVTTTMQAMERGAPVDLVFQSIAGTEKANRGFGVSLSLLAEAQEAAKALKRGTIGDNVMYFETGQGSALSADAHFGVDQQTVETRAYAVARAFDPLLVNTVVGFIGPEYLYDAKQITRAGLEDHFCAKLLGVPMGCDVCYTNHAEADQDDMDVLMTMLATAGVNFLIAVPGADDVMLNYQSLSYHDVLGLRHLLKRPPAPEFEAWLDKAGWLDEQRRLPPWPDQSLVVSALLGSAA
- a CDS encoding LysE family translocator, which encodes MMWQTLAFFFATAFVISATPGPNMLLAMSLGLRFGARRAAWGGAGMCAALAVMAALSAFGLGALLSTSVLAFEIVRWAGVAYLTWLGIAAWLAPVEQPGERDATAAASGEGTPVRLFLRGALVAFSNPKALVFMGALFPQFIDAAAPLAPQLMALVATMVVIEFGWIMAYATGGDRLAAKLTTVSAAKSLNRLTGGLMIGAGGLLALARRV
- a CDS encoding DMT family transporter — translated: MTVSATPSSAMADRRSVNRATLVGFTAILLWATLAPLATLASMVPPFQLVATSFLLAFLVGSGWTASRGDNPLRYFRQPLAAWALGVGGLFGFHFLYFMALQAAPPVEANLINYLWPLLIVLFSALLPGERLRSWHVGGALAGLAGTALLIARGGSGGFSIDPAHLPGYAAALGSAVTWAGYSVLRRRLGQIGEAPTDAVSAFCLVTALLSLLCHLALERTVWPETAAGWGAMLLLGLGPVGAAFFVWDYGVRHGDIRALGALSYLAPLLSTLLLVLFGLAPNSGIIWVSCALIAGGSLLASKDLLRRR
- a CDS encoding acyl carrier protein, producing the protein MSKSIEGVSNWMHMFRWIVKLIRDEYGVDEALLTRNATLETDIQLSIDQVEQVLEYISESFAIRFPEGTLDELVKLEELCLLASWIKGYYKRPEFISDAFEARCRSINQIAA
- a CDS encoding bifunctional diguanylate cyclase/phosphodiesterase — encoded protein: MAIPVLRSLTLKQAIHAVLAAFVIGLTITAAEFAWTASRERTMALVQVADAVALVEGPAASAAWLIDAELAGQVLQGMVRADAAWAEIRLGDGTLLARRERPPRPASLLERAATALLFIDRPVVTHDLTTPASAPKVADSPRIGTLIVGIDTGRAASGFLAYVSAALVAGTLRNLLIGLAMAAVFHRLLTRPLLQIGRAVARIDPEKPYGQPLAVPRGHADDELGFVIARFNHTLTLLEREHDELRRLATRCPLTGLANRALLLDRLDHAIELANRAREPDAGRLAVLYVDLDRFKRVNDSLGHGVGDLLLCRVAERLGASVRRCDTVGRLGGDEFLVVLERVADRDEAAMVAQRLLDGLSSLREVGEHRVHLTASIGVAVHPLQGSGESPDSIGLMRMADSAMQAAKTAGGDRFVFYTRDMTDRAETRLRLESGLREAVAARAFELVYQPKIEAAGGRLTGFEALIRWRHEGAAISPADFIPVAEDTGLIIEIGRWVLEEACRTATRWALDHGPVPVAVNVSARQLADPGFARLVEQVLQRHGTPPHLLELEITETVIMKDVRHHLPTLNRLRALGVRIAIDDFGTGYSSLAYLRQLPVDVLKIDRSFVNDLPHAPDIASTVIALAQRLLLSTVAEGVETAEQRHWLAEAGCDCLQGYLISRPLAAEAAEAMVMTAFARNEALPLTA
- a CDS encoding DUF1194 domain-containing protein; amino-acid sequence: MDLELVLAVDVSGSVDPDEAKLQRNGYVQALLNPKVQAAIRGGPFGRIGATYVEWSGESYQHIVVAWTELSDPASVERFAAMVAEAPMTTEQWTSISAAIDFVVPLFDNNGFDGMRRVIDISGDGENNRGRPVEEARDAAVARGITINGLPILNDRPNPWGGAAPNDLEGYYRDHVIGGPGAFLVPARDFDAFADAILSKLLLEVSGVQPDGLDFAAR